One Gemmatimonadales bacterium DNA window includes the following coding sequences:
- a CDS encoding polysaccharide biosynthesis/export family protein, whose protein sequence is MTAPVSFRRPALGACLALGLVLAARPAAAQQPDPWDYRDPGITRQALVQVLARYQAAAASPAYSPELRAEARGDVDEIQTRLRDGDMRVGDRLRLWVSEQKDLSDSFTVAQGPALVLPVVGPVPLQGVLRSELVDRLTIAVDSVYHQAVVRVELLTRIAVTGGVVRAGFYALPRDALVADAITAAGGLAVGSSLAKAFVERGHDVLWSPDSLQVAMQERRTIGALDLQAGDAIVVPVIAPPNPGQTAQLLIYALQIPISFYALYQLVK, encoded by the coding sequence GTGACGGCCCCCGTGAGCTTCCGCCGGCCGGCGCTCGGCGCCTGCCTGGCCCTCGGCCTCGTCCTTGCGGCGCGGCCCGCGGCGGCGCAGCAGCCCGATCCCTGGGACTATCGCGATCCCGGCATCACCCGCCAGGCGCTAGTGCAGGTGCTGGCGCGCTACCAGGCCGCCGCCGCGTCCCCCGCCTACAGCCCGGAGCTGCGGGCGGAGGCCAGGGGCGACGTGGACGAGATCCAGACCCGCCTCCGGGACGGGGACATGCGGGTGGGCGACCGCCTGCGGCTGTGGGTTTCGGAGCAGAAGGACCTGTCGGACAGCTTCACGGTGGCGCAGGGACCGGCGCTGGTGCTGCCGGTCGTGGGGCCGGTGCCCCTCCAGGGCGTGCTGCGCTCCGAGCTGGTGGATCGCCTCACGATCGCCGTGGACAGCGTGTACCACCAGGCCGTCGTGCGGGTGGAGCTGCTGACCCGCATCGCCGTCACCGGCGGCGTGGTGCGGGCCGGCTTCTACGCGCTGCCGCGCGACGCGCTGGTGGCCGACGCCATCACCGCGGCCGGCGGCCTCGCGGTCGGCTCGAGCCTGGCCAAGGCGTTCGTCGAGCGGGGGCACGACGTGCTGTGGTCGCCCGATTCGCTGCAGGTGGCGATGCAGGAGCGCCGGACCATCGGCGCCCTGGACCTTCAGGCGGGAGATGCCATCGTGGTGCCGGTCATTGCGCCGCCCAACCCGGGGCAGACGGCGCAGCTCCTCATCTACGCGCTGCAGATTCCGATCTCGTTCTACGCCCTCTATCAGCTCGTGAAGTAG
- the wecB gene encoding UDP-N-acetylglucosamine 2-epimerase (non-hydrolyzing) gives MGRAPGTLLSVVGARPNFMKLAPVARAAARRPGLRHVIVHTGQHYDAEMSDAFFAELGIPRPDHNLEVGSGSHAAQTALIMQRFEPVVLADKPDAVLVYGDVNSTVAAALVAAKLGIKVAHVEAGLRSRDWTMPEEINRVVTDRLADWLLTPSRDANDNLRAEGVPGERVHLVGNIMIDTLVASLPRARENGAARRVGVDGRRFAFVTLHRPNNVDAPATLREILDTLGELAARLPVVFPVHPRTRARIADMGWTAPPGAALKLLDPIPYLDTLGLVEQSALVVTDSGGLQEETTFLGVPCLTVRPSTERPITCTEGTNRLVKAERGAILAAATAALEARRGAARPIERWDGHTADRILEVLLDGASYRVP, from the coding sequence GTGGGCCGCGCGCCTGGCACGCTGCTCTCGGTGGTGGGAGCGCGTCCCAACTTCATGAAGCTCGCGCCCGTGGCGCGCGCCGCGGCGCGGCGCCCGGGGCTCCGTCACGTCATCGTCCACACCGGCCAGCACTACGACGCGGAAATGTCGGACGCGTTCTTCGCCGAGCTGGGCATCCCGCGGCCCGACCACAACCTCGAGGTCGGCTCCGGCTCCCACGCCGCGCAGACCGCGCTGATCATGCAGCGCTTCGAGCCGGTGGTCCTCGCCGACAAGCCCGACGCCGTCCTCGTCTACGGCGACGTGAACTCGACCGTCGCGGCCGCGCTGGTCGCCGCCAAGCTCGGCATCAAGGTGGCCCACGTCGAGGCGGGGCTCCGCAGCCGCGACTGGACGATGCCCGAAGAGATCAACCGCGTGGTCACCGACCGGCTCGCCGACTGGCTGCTGACGCCCTCGCGCGACGCCAACGACAACCTCCGCGCCGAGGGCGTCCCCGGCGAGCGGGTGCACCTGGTGGGCAACATCATGATCGACACCCTGGTGGCGTCGCTGCCGCGGGCCCGCGAGAACGGCGCGGCGCGGCGCGTCGGGGTGGACGGCCGCCGGTTCGCGTTCGTGACGCTGCACCGGCCCAACAACGTGGACGCGCCCGCCACGCTGCGCGAGATCCTGGACACCCTGGGCGAGCTGGCCGCGCGGCTGCCGGTCGTCTTCCCGGTGCACCCCAGGACCCGCGCGCGCATCGCCGACATGGGCTGGACGGCGCCGCCGGGAGCGGCGCTGAAGCTCCTCGACCCGATCCCGTACCTCGACACGCTCGGGCTCGTGGAGCAGTCGGCCCTGGTCGTCACGGACTCCGGCGGGCTGCAGGAGGAGACCACGTTCCTGGGCGTGCCGTGCCTCACGGTGCGGCCCTCGACCGAGCGGCCGATCACCTGCACCGAGGGCACCAACCGCCTGGTGAAGGCGGAGCGCGGCGCGATCCTGGCGGCCGCGACGGCGGCGCTGGAGGCCCGGCGCGGCGCCGCGCGGCCGATCGAGCGCTGGGACGGCCACACGGCCGACCGCATCCTCGAGGTCCTCCTCGACGGGGCCAGCTACCGGGTGCCATGA
- a CDS encoding glycosyltransferase, whose protein sequence is MTAAIVLLALGLCTAGYAYFGYPIVLKLLSLVRTRPAAAREPAEWPSISITVPAYNEERAIAATLDAILATEYPGRRQILVVSDGSTDRTDEIVRGYAGRGVELLRTPVRGGKIAAENLARAHLTGDIVVNTDASVRIAPGALKPLIAQFADPTVGVASGRDLSVAQLDADLNVGESGYVGYEMWVRGLETRVGSIVGASGCFYAIRKPLHVTDFPPALSRDFACALIAREHGFRAVSVDEAACFVPRIRSLHGEYRRKVRTLVRGLETLWYKRALLNPLRYGAFAWMLASHKLVRWLAPWGLVLAAVGWLLLAAGLHSWLLAAVCVLPLLLAAVGWWWPEGRDAPRIVSVPAYVVSGIVAALDAWLRALRGEVNAVWEPTKRAVVG, encoded by the coding sequence ATGACCGCGGCGATCGTCCTCCTGGCGCTCGGCCTGTGCACCGCCGGCTACGCGTACTTCGGTTACCCGATCGTCCTCAAGCTGCTGAGCCTGGTGCGCACGCGGCCGGCGGCGGCGCGCGAGCCCGCCGAGTGGCCTTCCATCAGCATCACCGTCCCGGCCTACAACGAGGAACGGGCCATCGCGGCCACCCTCGACGCGATCCTGGCCACCGAGTATCCCGGCCGGCGCCAGATCCTGGTGGTGTCCGACGGCTCGACCGACCGCACCGACGAGATCGTGCGCGGCTACGCGGGCCGCGGCGTGGAGCTGCTGCGCACCCCGGTGCGGGGCGGCAAGATCGCGGCGGAGAACCTGGCCCGGGCGCACCTCACGGGCGACATCGTGGTCAACACCGACGCCTCGGTGCGCATCGCGCCCGGGGCGCTGAAGCCGCTGATCGCGCAGTTCGCCGATCCGACGGTCGGCGTGGCCTCGGGGCGCGACCTCAGCGTCGCGCAGCTCGACGCCGACCTCAACGTCGGCGAGTCGGGCTACGTGGGCTACGAGATGTGGGTGCGCGGCCTCGAGACGCGGGTGGGCTCGATCGTCGGCGCGTCGGGCTGCTTCTACGCCATCCGCAAGCCGCTGCACGTGACCGATTTCCCCCCGGCCCTCAGCCGCGACTTCGCCTGCGCCCTCATCGCGCGTGAGCACGGCTTCCGCGCCGTGTCGGTCGACGAGGCCGCGTGCTTCGTGCCGCGCATCCGCTCGCTGCACGGCGAGTACCGCCGCAAGGTGCGCACCCTGGTGCGCGGGCTCGAGACGCTGTGGTACAAGCGCGCGCTCCTCAATCCGCTGCGCTACGGCGCGTTCGCGTGGATGCTGGCGAGCCACAAGCTGGTGCGCTGGCTGGCGCCCTGGGGACTCGTGCTGGCGGCCGTCGGGTGGCTGCTGCTGGCGGCGGGGCTCCACTCCTGGCTGCTCGCCGCGGTGTGCGTGCTGCCGCTGCTGTTGGCCGCGGTGGGGTGGTGGTGGCCGGAGGGGCGGGACGCGCCGAGGATCGTCTCGGTGCCCGCCTACGTGGTCTCGGGGATCGTCGCCGCGCTCGACGCCTGGCTGCGCGCGCTGCGGGGCGAGGTGAATGCCGTGTGGGAGCCCACCAAGAGAGCGGTGGTCGGTTAG
- a CDS encoding M14 family metallopeptidase: MPVSVRALLALALLAPAPLIGQTWPRTVAERSNFDSTSTSAEVGAFLDSLQRAGAPLAVEEMGRTAYGRPLYLAVAAEPAVTSPAEAAAAGKLVVYLQGNIHAGEVEGKEAILILLRELATTRRDLLQTLVVLAAPDYNPDGNDAFAPVAVNRSEQAGPVLVGQRADGLNLDLNRDYFKAEGPETRASLARIYDTWDPALMVDCHTTDGTRHGYLLTYAPPLEPIGPAGPTRYVRDQMLPALQRTLAARYHEPLFVYGDVDDPVEPKSWDTYAPLGWYGTNYVGLRGRMAILSEAYSHADFRTRVRVTHDLLVAILEYAAAHADEMRRLEREADRATTLEGAGALPRPDLAVQYTMVARDTEPVVLEVLQATGDTTPRGRPRLAPTGQYRTVRIPVRDRFVDSVSRPLPAGYFLPPGAGEVPRLLRLHGIRVERLAADWADTVETLAIDQLTWQPGEFQGHHLLAVTGHYRRAARTVPAGTLFVPTAQPLGRLVFALLEPEGWGVARWGLLDRLLASEFGTYSGLVYGSSGVREFPVWRAVRAPLVPTRVVRGDQ; encoded by the coding sequence ATGCCCGTTTCCGTCCGCGCGCTGCTCGCGCTCGCCCTGCTCGCGCCCGCGCCGTTGATCGGCCAGACCTGGCCGCGCACGGTTGCCGAGCGCTCGAACTTCGACTCCACGTCCACCAGCGCCGAGGTCGGCGCGTTCCTCGACAGCCTCCAGCGCGCCGGCGCTCCGCTCGCGGTGGAGGAGATGGGCCGCACCGCGTACGGGCGGCCGCTCTACCTCGCCGTCGCCGCGGAGCCCGCGGTCACCTCGCCGGCCGAGGCGGCGGCGGCGGGCAAGCTGGTGGTCTACCTGCAGGGCAACATCCACGCGGGTGAAGTGGAGGGGAAGGAAGCGATCCTGATCCTGCTGCGGGAGCTGGCCACGACGCGCCGCGACCTGCTGCAGACGCTGGTGGTCCTCGCGGCGCCCGACTACAACCCCGACGGCAACGACGCGTTCGCCCCGGTGGCCGTGAACCGCTCCGAGCAGGCCGGCCCGGTGCTCGTGGGCCAGCGGGCCGACGGGCTCAACCTCGACCTCAACCGCGACTACTTCAAGGCGGAGGGCCCCGAGACGCGCGCGTCCCTGGCGCGGATCTACGACACCTGGGACCCGGCGCTGATGGTGGACTGCCACACGACCGACGGCACCCGGCACGGCTACCTGCTGACCTACGCGCCGCCCCTGGAGCCGATCGGCCCGGCCGGGCCGACCCGCTACGTGCGCGATCAGATGCTGCCCGCCCTGCAGCGCACGCTCGCAGCCCGCTACCACGAGCCCCTCTTCGTCTACGGCGACGTCGATGACCCCGTCGAGCCGAAGAGCTGGGACACCTACGCGCCGCTCGGCTGGTACGGCACCAACTACGTCGGGCTGCGCGGGCGGATGGCGATTCTGTCGGAGGCGTACTCGCACGCCGACTTCCGGACCCGCGTCCGCGTGACCCACGACCTCCTGGTCGCGATCCTCGAGTACGCCGCCGCGCACGCGGACGAGATGCGGCGCCTCGAGCGCGAGGCCGACCGCGCCACGACGCTGGAGGGCGCGGGGGCGCTGCCCCGTCCCGACCTCGCCGTGCAGTACACGATGGTCGCCCGCGACACCGAGCCCGTGGTGCTCGAGGTCCTGCAGGCCACCGGCGACACCACGCCGCGCGGGCGGCCCCGGCTCGCCCCCACCGGGCAGTACCGCACGGTGCGCATCCCGGTCAGGGACCGGTTCGTGGACTCGGTGAGCCGGCCCCTGCCGGCCGGCTACTTCCTGCCGCCGGGCGCGGGCGAGGTGCCGCGCCTGTTGCGGCTCCACGGCATCCGGGTCGAGCGCCTGGCGGCCGACTGGGCCGACACCGTCGAGACCCTCGCGATCGACCAGCTGACCTGGCAGCCGGGCGAGTTCCAGGGCCATCACCTGCTCGCCGTGACCGGGCACTACCGGCGCGCCGCCCGCACCGTGCCCGCCGGCACCCTGTTCGTGCCGACCGCGCAGCCCCTGGGCCGGCTGGTGTTCGCCCTGCTGGAGCCGGAGGGCTGGGGGGTCGCGCGGTGGGGCCTGCTCGATCGCCTGCTCGCCAGCGAGTTCGGGACCTACTCGGGGCTGGTGTACGGATCGAGCGGCGTGCGCGAGTTCCCGGTGTGGCGGGCGGTGCGGGCGCCGCTGGTGCCGACGCGGGTGGTGCGCGGCGACCAGTAG
- a CDS encoding P-II family nitrogen regulator produces MKLITTIVRPERLPEVKAALYRAGVTGITLSRVVGHGGELAVLSQYRGTTFAMEFHEKVRIEMVVSEPFVQATIDAIVSSARTGEVGDGKIFVQPIERVIRIRTGEENNDALTAVNADEVQRAALLNNEVALSGEKAVA; encoded by the coding sequence ATGAAACTCATCACCACGATCGTGCGTCCCGAGCGCCTCCCCGAGGTGAAGGCGGCGCTCTACCGTGCCGGGGTCACCGGCATCACCCTGAGCCGCGTCGTCGGCCACGGCGGGGAGCTGGCGGTGTTGAGCCAGTACCGCGGCACCACCTTCGCGATGGAGTTCCACGAGAAGGTGCGGATCGAGATGGTGGTGTCGGAGCCGTTCGTCCAGGCCACCATCGACGCGATCGTGTCGTCGGCGCGCACCGGCGAGGTCGGGGACGGGAAGATCTTCGTCCAGCCCATCGAGCGGGTGATCCGGATCCGCACCGGCGAGGAGAACAACGACGCGCTGACGGCGGTGAACGCCGACGAGGTGCAGCGCGCCGCCCTGCTGAACAACGAAGTCGCGCTCTCCGGGGAGAAAGCAGTCGCATGA
- a CDS encoding ammonium transporter, with translation MISQAAAAGAAAAALSAGDTAWVLMSSALVLLMTVGLAFFYGGLVRPKNSLNTMMMSVVALGVVGVQWVVAGYSLAFAPGSGWLGGLGWALFRGVGVAPAPAYAATIPHQAHALFQGMFAIITPALISGAIVERMRFRAYVAFLVLWSFLVYDPLAHWVWGQGGWLATRGALDFAGGTVVHISAGVSALVVARLLGPRQDFRRTPLAPHSVPLVLLGAGLLWFGWFGFNAGSALAANGIATLAFVNTNAAAAAALVTWAALDTLRLGKATAVGAATGAVAGLVAITPAAGYVSAPAALAIGVLGAGVSYAAMQVRSRTRLDDSLDVFSCHGMAGMTGALLTGVFASRAINPGGADGVLAGNLAQLGVQALAVLAAVAISAVGTAAIFGLLYLTMDVRAGVHDEITGLDISDHGEEAYFGGDVGAVAGSGVSLGRSVIVAHHKKPPPPARALAS, from the coding sequence ATGATCTCACAGGCGGCGGCGGCGGGCGCCGCGGCGGCGGCGCTCTCCGCCGGCGACACCGCCTGGGTGCTGATGTCGAGCGCGCTGGTCCTGCTGATGACGGTGGGCCTCGCCTTCTTCTACGGCGGGCTGGTGCGCCCCAAGAACTCGCTCAACACGATGATGATGAGCGTGGTCGCGCTCGGCGTGGTGGGCGTGCAGTGGGTCGTCGCCGGCTACTCCCTCGCGTTCGCCCCCGGCAGCGGCTGGCTCGGCGGTCTCGGGTGGGCGCTGTTCCGCGGCGTCGGCGTGGCGCCGGCGCCCGCGTACGCCGCCACGATCCCGCACCAGGCGCACGCGCTGTTCCAGGGCATGTTCGCGATCATCACGCCGGCGCTGATCTCGGGCGCGATCGTCGAGCGGATGCGGTTCCGCGCCTACGTGGCGTTCCTGGTGCTGTGGTCGTTCCTGGTCTACGACCCGCTGGCCCACTGGGTGTGGGGCCAGGGCGGGTGGCTCGCCACGCGCGGCGCGCTGGACTTCGCGGGCGGCACGGTGGTCCACATCAGCGCCGGCGTCTCGGCGCTGGTCGTGGCGCGGCTCCTGGGCCCGCGGCAGGACTTCCGCCGCACGCCGCTCGCGCCGCACAGCGTCCCGCTGGTGCTGCTCGGCGCCGGCCTGCTGTGGTTCGGCTGGTTCGGCTTCAACGCCGGCTCCGCGCTCGCCGCCAACGGCATCGCCACCCTGGCGTTCGTCAACACCAACGCCGCCGCCGCCGCGGCGCTCGTGACCTGGGCGGCGCTCGACACCCTGCGGCTCGGCAAGGCGACCGCGGTGGGCGCCGCCACGGGCGCGGTCGCCGGCCTGGTGGCCATCACGCCCGCGGCCGGCTACGTCAGCGCGCCGGCGGCCCTGGCCATCGGCGTGCTGGGGGCCGGCGTGAGCTACGCCGCCATGCAGGTCCGCTCGCGCACCCGGCTCGACGATTCGCTCGACGTCTTCTCGTGCCACGGGATGGCGGGCATGACGGGCGCGCTGCTGACCGGCGTGTTCGCCTCCCGCGCGATCAACCCGGGCGGCGCCGACGGCGTGCTGGCGGGGAACCTCGCCCAGCTCGGCGTCCAGGCCCTCGCGGTGCTGGCCGCGGTCGCGATCTCGGCGGTGGGCACCGCGGCCATCTTCGGCCTGCTGTACCTGACGATGGACGTCCGCGCCGGCGTGCACGACGAGATCACCGGCCTCGACATCTCCGACCACGGCGAGGAGGCCTACTTCGGGGGTGACGTCGGGGCGGTGGCGGGCTCCGGGGTGTCGCTGGGCCGCAGCGTGATCGTGGCCCACCACAAGAAGCCCCCGCCCCCGGCGAGGGCGCTGGCGTCGTAG
- a CDS encoding rhodanese-like domain-containing protein, whose amino-acid sequence MSTTWLADHLGGPAVVVLAVGHTDSLYRLGHVPGARFLPVSAVATTVGGVPNEFPAPEQLAATFRDLGVGDRARIVIYGDDPGLLAARTWVALDLLGQSARAAILDGGFARWRAEHRAVETAAGVPPARPFEWQWRTEGVVSAAWVRAHLGDSAVLLVDARPPDQYAGAAADARSGHLPGARSLFWMNSLVSANDPVLKPAATLVAEQWGPAGALRPAVRTVVAYCRTGMQASHDYFVARYLGFPDVRLYDGSMAEWSQLTYPVERSSP is encoded by the coding sequence GTGTCCACGACCTGGCTGGCCGACCACCTCGGCGGGCCGGCCGTGGTGGTGCTGGCGGTGGGGCACACCGACTCGCTGTACCGCCTCGGCCACGTGCCGGGCGCCCGGTTCCTCCCGGTGTCGGCCGTCGCCACCACGGTGGGGGGCGTGCCGAACGAGTTCCCGGCGCCCGAGCAGCTCGCCGCCACCTTCCGCGACCTCGGCGTCGGCGACCGGGCGCGCATCGTGATCTACGGCGACGATCCCGGGCTCCTGGCCGCGCGGACCTGGGTGGCGCTCGACCTGCTGGGCCAGAGCGCGCGGGCGGCGATCCTGGACGGGGGCTTCGCCAGGTGGAGGGCGGAGCATCGCGCGGTGGAGACGGCGGCCGGCGTGCCGCCGGCGCGGCCGTTCGAGTGGCAGTGGCGCACCGAAGGGGTCGTCTCCGCGGCGTGGGTGCGGGCCCACCTGGGCGACTCCGCGGTCCTGCTGGTGGATGCGCGGCCGCCCGACCAGTACGCGGGCGCCGCGGCCGACGCGCGCAGCGGCCACCTGCCGGGCGCGCGGAGCCTGTTCTGGATGAACTCCCTCGTTTCCGCGAACGACCCGGTCCTCAAGCCCGCAGCCACGCTGGTCGCGGAGCAGTGGGGACCGGCCGGCGCGCTCCGCCCGGCCGTGCGGACCGTGGTCGCGTACTGCCGCACGGGGATGCAGGCGAGTCACGACTATTTCGTGGCGCGCTACCTCGGCTTTCCGGACGTCCGGCTGTACGACGGAAGCATGGCCGAGTGGAGCCAGCTGACGTATCCGGTGGAGAGATCGTCTCCCTGA
- a CDS encoding DUF5916 domain-containing protein: MLPLLVALLVAQTAPEGPASPAVAAPAPAAAAAPSPTQVSIPRVADAEDVVDGRLDEPVWARAAVLRDFSQYLPNDNRPADDSTEVLVWYSATAIYFGIRAYQDSASVRATLADRDKITGDDYVEILLDTFNDRRQALVFGVNPLGVQADGTLRDAARQTINFISSAVTGAYTLDLSPDYVFESKGRQTAWGYEVELRIPFKTLRYQAREPQDWGVNIIRVVQATGHQHTWTRVLQTDASFLGQGGTLTGLTDLRRGLVLDVTPEVTSTLTGAQQPGGWHYGGGDPRVGATARWGVTANLTLNGTVRPDFSQVESDVPQIQFDPRQSLYYPEKRPFFLDGLEMFASPFQLIYTRQLVDPDGAAKLTGKVGGTSVAFLSGVDGSDASATGTDHPVMNALRLKQDLGGKSALGLVYTDRVDGPAFNRVAAVDGRLVLGDAYALTFQGGGSATRDSGPTSYAPIWYAALVRSGRRLSFNLSASGIGDDFRASSGFISRPGVAQVAFSPTYTVAGAPGSWLESFAGNIYTAGTWDDYRLFSRGDPPDTRQFHVNTGFTLKGGWQVGASVLFESFGYPNQLYASYWVERVTPAAGGGPPVVDTVPFTGQARIGNLDYGVNLQTPRFQSFSLSAYLLLGHDENFYEWASGRIIVGTLDLSWRPTEQLRTELIYDHQQIVRRDGGSTVALTRVPRLKLEYQLSRPIFLRLVGQYTATQVDALRDDSRTGGAILVRDPATGTFTRSAPSAGNAFRVDWLFSYHPTPGTVVYAGYGSSLDDPAAFRFRNLARVGDGFFVKLSYLYRV, translated from the coding sequence ATGCTGCCGCTCCTCGTGGCTCTGCTGGTGGCACAGACGGCTCCGGAGGGCCCGGCGTCGCCGGCCGTCGCGGCTCCGGCGCCTGCGGCCGCCGCGGCCCCATCGCCGACCCAGGTCTCGATCCCGCGCGTCGCCGACGCCGAGGACGTCGTGGACGGCCGCCTCGACGAGCCGGTGTGGGCGCGGGCCGCGGTGCTGCGCGACTTCTCCCAGTACCTGCCCAACGACAACCGGCCGGCGGACGACTCGACCGAGGTGCTGGTCTGGTACTCGGCGACGGCGATCTACTTCGGCATCCGCGCCTACCAGGACTCCGCCAGCGTGCGGGCGACCCTGGCCGACCGCGACAAGATCACGGGCGACGACTACGTCGAGATCCTGCTCGACACCTTCAACGACCGGCGCCAGGCGCTGGTGTTCGGCGTGAACCCCCTGGGCGTGCAGGCCGACGGCACGCTGCGCGACGCCGCCCGCCAGACCATCAACTTCATCTCCTCGGCCGTGACGGGCGCCTACACGCTCGACCTCAGCCCCGACTACGTCTTCGAGTCCAAGGGCCGGCAGACGGCGTGGGGCTACGAGGTGGAGCTGCGCATCCCCTTCAAGACGCTGCGCTACCAGGCGCGCGAGCCGCAGGACTGGGGCGTCAACATCATCCGCGTGGTGCAGGCCACCGGCCACCAGCACACCTGGACCCGCGTGCTGCAGACCGATGCGTCGTTCCTCGGGCAGGGCGGGACGCTGACCGGGCTCACCGACCTGAGGCGCGGCCTCGTGCTCGACGTGACGCCCGAGGTCACCAGCACCCTGACCGGCGCCCAGCAGCCGGGCGGCTGGCACTACGGCGGCGGCGATCCCCGGGTCGGCGCCACCGCGCGCTGGGGCGTCACGGCCAACCTCACGCTCAACGGCACGGTGCGCCCCGACTTCTCGCAGGTCGAATCCGACGTGCCGCAGATCCAGTTCGACCCGCGCCAGTCGCTCTACTACCCGGAGAAGCGGCCGTTCTTCCTCGACGGGCTGGAGATGTTCGCGTCGCCGTTCCAGCTCATCTACACCCGCCAGCTGGTCGATCCGGACGGCGCCGCGAAGCTCACCGGGAAAGTGGGCGGGACGTCGGTGGCCTTCCTCTCGGGCGTGGACGGCAGCGACGCCTCGGCCACGGGGACGGACCACCCGGTGATGAACGCCCTGCGCCTGAAGCAGGACCTGGGCGGGAAGAGCGCCCTCGGGCTCGTCTACACCGACCGGGTGGACGGCCCGGCCTTCAACCGGGTGGCGGCCGTGGACGGGCGGCTGGTGCTGGGCGACGCCTACGCCCTCACCTTCCAGGGCGGCGGCAGCGCCACCCGCGACAGCGGCCCCACGTCCTATGCGCCCATCTGGTACGCCGCGCTGGTGCGCTCGGGGCGGCGCCTGAGCTTCAATCTCTCCGCCTCCGGCATCGGCGACGACTTCCGCGCCTCGAGCGGGTTCATCTCGCGTCCCGGCGTGGCGCAGGTCGCGTTCAGCCCCACCTACACCGTGGCCGGCGCGCCCGGGTCGTGGCTCGAGAGCTTCGCGGGGAACATCTATACCGCCGGCACCTGGGACGACTACCGGCTGTTCTCGCGGGGCGACCCGCCCGACACCCGCCAGTTCCACGTCAACACCGGCTTCACGCTCAAGGGCGGCTGGCAGGTGGGGGCGTCGGTGCTGTTCGAGTCGTTCGGGTACCCGAACCAGCTGTACGCGAGCTACTGGGTCGAGCGGGTGACGCCCGCGGCCGGCGGCGGGCCGCCGGTGGTGGACACCGTGCCGTTCACCGGCCAGGCGCGGATCGGCAACCTCGACTACGGCGTGAACCTGCAGACGCCGCGGTTCCAGAGCTTCTCCCTTTCGGCGTACCTGCTCCTCGGGCACGACGAGAACTTCTACGAGTGGGCCTCGGGGCGGATCATCGTCGGCACCCTCGACCTCTCGTGGCGGCCCACCGAGCAGCTCCGCACCGAGCTGATCTACGATCATCAGCAGATCGTCCGGCGCGACGGCGGCAGCACCGTGGCGCTCACGCGGGTGCCGCGCCTCAAGCTCGAGTACCAGCTGTCGCGGCCGATCTTCCTCAGGCTGGTGGGCCAGTACACCGCCACGCAGGTGGACGCCCTGCGCGACGACTCCCGCACCGGCGGCGCCATCCTGGTCCGGGACCCGGCCACCGGGACCTTCACCCGCAGCGCGCCCTCCGCCGGCAACGCCTTCCGGGTGGACTGGCTGTTCTCCTACCATCCCACGCCCGGCACCGTGGTCTACGCGGGCTACGGCAGCAGCCTCGACGACCCCGCCGCCTTCCGGTTCCGGAACCTGGCACGGGTCGGCGACGGCTTCTTCGTCAAGCTGAGCTATTTGTACAGGGTGTAG
- a CDS encoding plastocyanin/azurin family copper-binding protein: protein MRRSLLLGFALLGSLVACSSSTGYGSGGGSGNSNGMPGADQVFMQNVAFVPATRTVSVGTTVQWVNQDGFAHTVTKDSGPGAAFSSGNIGAGAGFSVRFDSAGTYQYHCSIHGSPGAGMHGTVIVQ, encoded by the coding sequence ATGCGTCGGAGTCTCCTGCTGGGATTCGCCCTGCTGGGCTCGCTGGTGGCGTGCAGCTCGAGCACCGGGTACGGAAGCGGCGGCGGCAGCGGCAACAGCAACGGCATGCCCGGGGCCGACCAGGTCTTCATGCAGAACGTCGCCTTCGTCCCCGCGACCCGGACGGTGAGCGTGGGGACGACGGTGCAGTGGGTGAACCAGGACGGGTTCGCCCACACCGTCACCAAGGACTCGGGGCCGGGGGCCGCGTTCAGCTCCGGGAACATCGGCGCCGGGGCCGGCTTCTCGGTGAGGTTCGACAGCGCCGGAACCTACCAGTACCACTGCTCGATCCACGGCTCGCCCGGCGCGGGGATGCACGGCACGGTGATCGTGCAGTAG